A single genomic interval of Asinibacterium sp. OR53 harbors:
- a CDS encoding methionine aminotransferase → MQPLIHSKLHNVGTTIFTVMSQLAAEHGAVNLGQGFPDFPMSEELVSLVNEAMRNGWNQYTHMNGLPLLRERLAAKAGQLYGAVIDPDTQITITPGGTYAIYTALTTVLQPGDEVIVFEPAYDSYIPNIEVNGAKPVLIPLQYPGYSIPWDEVRAKISGRTRMIMINSPHNPTGSVLREEDMRQLQEIVEGTHIIILSDEVYEHLIFDGIAHQSILRYPALLERSFVCFSFGKTYHCTGWKMGYCISAPSLMQEFRKVHQFNCFSCDTSKQVALAEYITHKDAYLSLNDFMQQKRDYFRKLMAATPFRCIPSHGSYFECYGYGHFSNETDKELAIRLTREYGIATIPVSAFYKEGKDDKVLRFCFAKKEQTLEKAVEKLVYLG, encoded by the coding sequence ATGCAACCCCTCATCCATTCGAAGCTACACAATGTAGGCACAACTATTTTTACGGTTATGAGCCAGCTGGCTGCAGAGCATGGGGCAGTGAACCTGGGCCAGGGATTTCCCGACTTCCCCATGAGCGAGGAATTGGTTTCACTTGTTAATGAAGCCATGCGCAACGGATGGAACCAGTACACGCACATGAACGGACTGCCTTTGCTGCGGGAAAGACTGGCCGCCAAAGCCGGGCAACTTTATGGCGCTGTCATTGACCCTGACACACAAATAACGATAACACCTGGTGGTACTTATGCTATTTATACAGCACTCACCACTGTATTACAACCAGGCGATGAAGTGATCGTTTTTGAACCGGCTTACGATAGCTATATTCCCAATATTGAAGTCAATGGCGCCAAACCGGTATTGATACCACTGCAATACCCTGGTTATTCGATTCCCTGGGATGAAGTTCGCGCAAAGATCAGTGGCCGGACCAGGATGATCATGATCAATTCGCCGCATAATCCTACCGGTAGTGTGTTGCGTGAAGAAGATATGCGGCAGTTACAGGAGATTGTTGAAGGAACCCATATCATTATCCTAAGCGATGAAGTGTATGAGCACCTGATATTCGATGGCATAGCCCACCAGTCGATTTTGCGTTACCCAGCTTTGCTTGAGAGAAGCTTTGTATGTTTTTCTTTTGGCAAAACCTATCATTGCACCGGTTGGAAAATGGGTTATTGCATCAGCGCCCCCAGCCTGATGCAAGAGTTTAGAAAAGTGCATCAATTCAATTGTTTCAGTTGCGATACATCCAAACAAGTAGCGTTAGCTGAATACATTACACATAAAGACGCGTATCTTTCATTGAATGACTTCATGCAGCAAAAGCGCGATTATTTCCGGAAACTGATGGCAGCAACACCATTCCGGTGCATTCCTTCGCACGGCAGTTATTTCGAATGCTACGGATACGGGCATTTCAGTAATGAAACCGATAAGGAGTTAGCTATCAGGTTAACACGGGAATATGGCATTGCCACCATTCCCGTATCGGCCTTTTATAAAGAAGGTAAAGATGATAAAGTGCTGCGCTTTTGTTTTGCTAAAAAAGAGCAGACATTAGAAAAAGCAGTAGAGAAGCTGGTTTACCTGGGTTAA